TGCAATCCCGCTATGGTAGCGCCCAAACGGCATGGTGGTAAGTCTGCGTGTCTGAATTCACGCGCTGTTGCTCATTAAGCGAACGAATAACAGCATTTCGCTGCTGAGTATGTCGCCACATAACATCACTGAACTCAATACATCGGCCATTTTGCGATACAGAGCAATTTTTTAAACCGTGAGTTTATTTATTACTGTTATATGACAGAAATATTACTTATCTTTTCAACTGAGGATGTTATTGATAATTAAAGGAATCACTAATGAAAAGACGTTTACTTACCCTCTGCATTGCCAGTTTGTTCTCTGTTAATACCTTTGCGCTTGTCCCTGCGGGCAACGATGCCACCACCAAACCAGACCTCTACTACCTGAAAAATGCGCAGGCGATTGACAGCCTGGCGTTGCTGCCGCCACCGCCGGAAGTAGGCAGCATTGCGTTTCTCAACGATCAGGCGATGTATGAACAAGGCCGCCTGCTGCGCAACACTGAACGTGGCAAACAGGCTGCGGAAGACGCCAACCTGAGTAGCGGCGGCGTCGCCAATGCCTTCTCAACGGCATTCGGTTCACCGATTACCGAAAAAGATTCCCCGCAGTTGCATAAGCTGCTGACCAATATGATTGAGGATGCGGGCGATCTGGCGACGCGCGGTGCTAAACAGAAGTACATGCGCATCCGCCCGTTTGCCTTCTATGGTGTGCCGACCTGCAATACCAAAGAGCAGGATGCATTGTCGAAAAACGGCTCCTACCCTTCCGGACACACCTCAATTGGCTGGGCAACGGCGCTGGTGCTCGCAGAAATTAACCCGCAGCGCCAGGATCAGATCCTCAAACGCGGCTACGATCTGGGGCAAAGCCGGGTGATCTGCGGCTACCACTGGCAGAGTGATGTTGATGCCGCGCGGATCGTCGGTTCTGCCGTTGTCGCCACGCTACACACCAGCCCGGCATTCCAGCAACAATTGCAGAAAGCCAAAGCGGAGTTTGCTGCGAAGAATAAGTAGCAAATTAATAACGCAGGCCGGATAAGCGTTAGCGCCATCCGGCCTGTGAATAGATGTGGTGATTAAAAACGCGTGACGAACGGAGCGATATCCGGAACCGTAACGGTGGTGGAGGCTTTCAGTTGCGGCGTGCCGAGATACAGGAAGCCGACGATTTTGTCCTGCTCGCGGCAGGCAAACGCCTCGCGCACCTGCGGGCTGTCGGTCAGCGGGCCGGTACGCCAGATGCCATTGAACCCCTGAGCCAGCGCCGCCATCTGCATCGCCATCACGGCACAACCGGCAGAAAGCAGCTGTTCCCACTGCGGCACTTTATGACCCACTTCACATTTCGCGACCACGGTAATAATCAGCGGCGCGCGCAGCGGCGAAGTGCGCGCTTTCTCAATGCCCTTCTCATCCTGGCCTGCCGCAATTGCGCCCTGCTCCAGCACCTTACCGAAGCGTTCGCGCCCTTCGCCGTCGATAACGAAAAAGTGCCACGGTTGCAGCGTACCATGATCGGGTGCGCGCATACCGGCACGCAGAATGTTATCCAGTTGTTCACCCGCTGGTGCCGGTTCCGCCAGGCGTGACGCGCTACGACGGTTGACGAGCAGTTCAAGTGCATCCATTAGTTAAACTCCTGTATTAAAATTTATTCTTAAAATTAACACGGACGTAGAATTTGTTACAGCGCCGCAGGCGATTCCTGCTGACAAGAGGCGGCGGGATAATTAGGATAACCACACTTCGCCGCCCGGGCAGCGGTGGCCTAAACAAACCAGGGAGAATACATGCGAACACTTTGGCGTTTTATTGCCGCTTTTTTTCGATGGAGCTGGCGATTGCTGAACTTTATCCGCAATCTGGTATTGAATTTGTTCTTTATCCTGCTGGTTCTGGTGGGCGTCGGGATCTGGATGCAGGTAAGCGACAGCAAAACCGAGCACAGCAATCGCGGCGCATTACTGCTGGATATCACCGGCGTAGTGGTCGATAAAACTTCAACCAGCGGACGTCTTGGTGCACTGGGCCGCCAGCTCTTTGGCGCCAGTTCCGATCGCCTTCAGGAGAATTCGCTGTTTGATATCGTTGAGACCATTCGACAGGCGCAGAGCGATCGCAATATCACCGGTATTGTGATGGATCTGAAAAACTTCGCCGGCGCCGATCAACCCTCAATGCAGTACATCGGTAAAGCGCTGCGCGCGTTCCGCGACAGCGGTAAACCGGTTTACGCCATCGGTGATA
Above is a genomic segment from Kosakonia radicincitans DSM 16656 containing:
- a CDS encoding NAD(P)H nitroreductase, whose protein sequence is MDALELLVNRRSASRLAEPAPAGEQLDNILRAGMRAPDHGTLQPWHFFVIDGEGRERFGKVLEQGAIAAGQDEKGIEKARTSPLRAPLIITVVAKCEVGHKVPQWEQLLSAGCAVMAMQMAALAQGFNGIWRTGPLTDSPQVREAFACREQDKIVGFLYLGTPQLKASTTVTVPDIAPFVTRF
- the phoC gene encoding acid phosphatase PhoC, which encodes MKRRLLTLCIASLFSVNTFALVPAGNDATTKPDLYYLKNAQAIDSLALLPPPPEVGSIAFLNDQAMYEQGRLLRNTERGKQAAEDANLSSGGVANAFSTAFGSPITEKDSPQLHKLLTNMIEDAGDLATRGAKQKYMRIRPFAFYGVPTCNTKEQDALSKNGSYPSGHTSIGWATALVLAEINPQRQDQILKRGYDLGQSRVICGYHWQSDVDAARIVGSAVVATLHTSPAFQQQLQKAKAEFAAKNK